Proteins co-encoded in one Terriglobia bacterium genomic window:
- a CDS encoding DciA family protein yields the protein MELARGTLQKIVAEMLAHVPPEQAPVVAWQFICGKTVADRTEALAFADGVLHVEVPDATWRAQLAGLMPHYLKLLSDYTGQKVERLDFVLAKEKGKSAIR from the coding sequence ATGGAACTCGCGCGCGGAACGCTGCAGAAGATCGTCGCGGAAATGCTCGCGCACGTTCCGCCTGAGCAGGCGCCCGTCGTTGCCTGGCAGTTCATCTGCGGCAAGACCGTCGCCGACCGTACCGAAGCCCTCGCCTTCGCCGACGGGGTGCTCCACGTCGAGGTACCCGACGCCACCTGGCGCGCCCAGCTCGCCGGCCTTATGCCGCACTACCTCAAGCTCCTCAGCGACTACACCGGACAGAAGGTCGAACGCCTCGATTTCGTCCTCGCAAAAGAAAAAGGAAAATCAGCAATTCGATGA
- a CDS encoding DinB family protein has protein sequence MKKTIFAALFLSGCACAWAQNPVSDALRNDLPRVEKKTVAAGEEMPADKYGFKPTEAQVPFGHWLAHATGANYFFCSRLTGGTAPEAGVKETDPKDKLVDALKKSFEYCTAQLPKLQDSQLGEEVTMFGGRKMTKGAAVLDLSADWADHYAQMATYLRLNGLLPPTAKKK, from the coding sequence ATGAAGAAGACGATTTTCGCAGCCCTGTTTCTTTCCGGCTGCGCATGTGCCTGGGCCCAGAACCCCGTCTCCGACGCCCTGCGCAACGACCTGCCGCGCGTCGAAAAGAAGACCGTCGCCGCCGGCGAAGAGATGCCCGCTGACAAGTACGGATTCAAACCCACCGAAGCCCAGGTCCCCTTTGGACACTGGCTCGCCCACGCCACCGGCGCCAACTATTTCTTCTGCTCGAGATTGACCGGCGGAACTGCCCCCGAAGCCGGCGTAAAGGAAACCGATCCCAAGGACAAACTCGTCGACGCGCTGAAGAAATCGTTCGAGTACTGCACCGCGCAGCTTCCCAAACTCCAGGACAGCCAACTCGGCGAAGAAGTCACCATGTTCGGCGGCCGCAAGATGACCAAGGGTGCCGCCGTCCTCGACCTCAGTGCCGACTGGGCAGACCACTACGCCCAAATGGCAACCTACCTCCGCCTCAACGGCCTGCTCCCCCCAACCGCCAAAAAGAAGTAG
- the gatA gene encoding Asp-tRNA(Asn)/Glu-tRNA(Gln) amidotransferase subunit GatA: MNIEPLTIDFVRDLILRKETTATALVEHFYRKIESDDPKIHAFLTLTRERALAKAAEIEAIADRGDELPPLAGVPVAIKDVLMTREVTTTAGSRILENFIAPYDATAVAKLEAAGAIILGKLNCDEFAMGSSNENSGYGPVHNPRDLSRVPGGSSGGSAAAVAANMAVATLGSDTGGSIRQPAAFCGVVGLMPTYGRVSRYGLIAFASSLDHVGPLTKTVKDAATVLQVIAGRDERDSTSANVPVSDYVSEIGRDAKRLRIGIPDEYFPPELDPEVNAAVQRTIDDLRAAGCEIKRISLPHTRYAIPTYYIVATAEASANLARFDGVRYAFRAKGTATLAEMYRKTRDRGFGPEVKRRIMLGTYALSAGYYDAYYLKAQQVRTLLARDFQQAFAEVDAIVTPTTPTPAFKLGEKIDDPVSMYLADIFTVTADLVGIPGISVPCGVTKQGLPIGAQILGKHFDEGTILRLGHVVEHERAR, from the coding sequence ATGAACATCGAGCCTCTCACCATCGACTTCGTTCGCGACCTCATCCTGCGTAAGGAAACCACCGCAACGGCGCTCGTCGAGCACTTCTACCGCAAGATCGAATCTGACGACCCGAAGATCCACGCTTTCCTGACCTTGACCCGCGAGCGCGCACTGGCGAAAGCCGCCGAGATCGAGGCGATCGCCGATCGCGGCGACGAACTTCCGCCTCTCGCCGGAGTTCCTGTCGCGATCAAGGACGTCCTGATGACCCGCGAAGTCACGACCACCGCGGGTTCGCGGATACTGGAGAACTTCATCGCTCCCTACGATGCAACTGCGGTAGCGAAGCTGGAGGCCGCTGGCGCGATCATCCTCGGCAAGCTCAACTGCGACGAGTTCGCCATGGGTTCCTCGAACGAGAACTCCGGTTACGGACCAGTCCACAATCCACGCGATCTCTCCCGCGTTCCCGGAGGTTCTTCCGGAGGTTCTGCCGCCGCAGTCGCCGCCAACATGGCAGTCGCGACTCTCGGTTCCGATACCGGAGGTTCCATTCGCCAGCCCGCAGCGTTCTGCGGCGTTGTCGGACTGATGCCGACCTACGGACGCGTCTCGCGCTATGGCCTCATTGCCTTTGCCTCCTCGCTCGATCACGTTGGTCCGTTAACCAAGACGGTGAAGGACGCCGCGACCGTCCTGCAGGTCATCGCCGGACGCGACGAGCGTGACTCGACCTCCGCGAACGTTCCCGTCAGCGACTACGTCTCCGAGATCGGCCGCGACGCGAAACGCTTGCGCATCGGTATTCCCGACGAATACTTCCCGCCGGAACTCGACCCCGAAGTGAACGCAGCGGTGCAGAGGACGATTGACGATCTTCGAGCCGCAGGCTGCGAGATCAAGCGCATCTCGCTTCCGCACACCAGGTACGCGATTCCGACTTACTACATCGTCGCGACCGCCGAAGCCTCGGCGAATCTCGCCCGCTTCGACGGCGTTCGCTACGCCTTCCGAGCCAAAGGCACTGCAACGCTTGCCGAAATGTACCGCAAGACTCGCGACCGCGGCTTCGGACCGGAAGTGAAACGCCGGATCATGCTCGGCACTTACGCGCTAAGCGCCGGCTATTACGACGCCTATTACCTGAAAGCGCAGCAGGTTCGAACGCTGCTCGCACGGGACTTCCAGCAGGCCTTTGCCGAAGTCGACGCCATCGTCACGCCCACAACCCCAACTCCAGCATTCAAGCTGGGCGAGAAGATCGACGATCCCGTTTCGATGTACCTCGCCGACATCTTCACTGTCACGGCCGATCTCGTTGGTATTCCCGGAATCTCCGTTCCCTGCGGCGTAACGAAGCAAGGCTTGCCGATCGGCGCGCAGATTCTCGGCAAGCACTTCGACGAAGGAACGATTCTGCGTCTAGGACACGTTGTCGAACACGAAAGAGCGAGGTGA
- the gatC gene encoding Asp-tRNA(Asn)/Glu-tRNA(Gln) amidotransferase subunit GatC gives MKVSEKDVLYVAELANLELTDAERQRMLKDLNSILDYIDMLSQLDTKDVPPMTQVTTTREGTSQFDYAMRSDEVKPSLTHEQAMMNAPDTDGTYFKVPKVIDKSGEATE, from the coding sequence ATGAAAGTATCGGAAAAAGACGTTCTCTACGTTGCCGAACTCGCGAACCTCGAGCTCACCGACGCCGAACGACAGCGCATGTTGAAGGACCTCAACTCCATCCTCGACTACATCGACATGCTCAGCCAGCTCGACACCAAAGACGTTCCTCCGATGACGCAAGTCACGACCACGCGCGAAGGAACCTCTCAGTTCGACTACGCGATGCGCTCCGACGAAGTGAAGCCTTCTCTTACGCACGAGCAGGCCATGATGAACGCTCCCGACACCGACGGAACCTACTTCAAGGTCCCCAAAGTCATCGACAAGAGCGGAGAGGCGACCGAATGA
- a CDS encoding TrmH family RNA methyltransferase: MRTQNTTTVFRERLNSPLAAYAGLRLPAAVLLDNVRSMYNVGAFFRVADGVGLQKLCLGGITAHPPKNAITKTALGAEQTVPWEHDWDAIKILSDLRRRGFEIAAIETSPQALDLYDWQPRFPICVAFGNEVEGLRPELLALADTHVRIPMLGQKSSLNVATAGGVVLYELLRKYRTLRTTAE; the protein is encoded by the coding sequence ATGCGTACCCAGAACACCACCACCGTCTTCCGCGAACGCCTCAACTCACCTCTCGCCGCCTACGCAGGCCTCCGACTCCCCGCCGCCGTTCTTCTCGACAACGTTCGCAGCATGTACAACGTCGGCGCATTCTTCCGTGTCGCCGACGGCGTCGGCCTCCAAAAACTCTGTCTCGGCGGAATCACCGCGCACCCGCCCAAGAACGCCATCACCAAAACTGCTCTCGGCGCCGAGCAAACCGTCCCCTGGGAACACGACTGGGATGCCATCAAAATTCTGAGTGATCTCCGCCGCCGCGGCTTCGAAATCGCCGCCATCGAAACCAGCCCACAGGCACTCGATCTCTACGACTGGCAACCGCGCTTCCCTATCTGCGTTGCTTTCGGAAACGAAGTCGAAGGCCTGCGCCCCGAACTGCTCGCCCTCGCCGACACCCACGTCCGAATCCCAATGCTCGGCCAGAAAAGCTCGCTCAACGTCGCCACCGCCGGCGGCGTCGTCCTCTACGAACTCCTCCGCAAATACCGCACCCTGCGCACGACTGCCGAGTGA
- a CDS encoding DNRLRE domain-containing protein has protein sequence MTISRWPLRLATLAFALSSVVVLAQAPPAADSFVSVAKNKANYGGNSSLVVQAGGGGTAFVRFDLSSLPSGVDPGQLNKSTLRLFVSGVTGTGTFDVYLIDGAWDENTITFNNTPPLGSSVALNVPVSAGAYNNFIEVDVTPALKAWLDGTQQNYGLALVPSPLSSISVAFDSKEATNTSHEPQLINSFNGPAGPQGPAGPTGAQGPAGPQGPQGLQGPIGPVGPQGPSGISHAWVSNGTTVNINSGFTTVASLSLPAGTYLLFGKTYVENDDTSAHSASCDLAGDTSAAVGIGPTSSVTLPSQAYITLTSPGTVTLDCWMTGSNGVAGYAVLTAIAVDQIN, from the coding sequence ATGACCATCAGCAGATGGCCTTTACGGCTTGCGACTTTGGCGTTCGCACTCTCCAGTGTCGTTGTACTGGCGCAAGCGCCGCCCGCAGCGGACTCTTTTGTGTCCGTCGCAAAAAACAAGGCCAACTATGGCGGCAACTCTTCACTTGTAGTGCAGGCGGGGGGTGGCGGCACAGCTTTCGTGCGCTTCGATCTCTCCTCGCTTCCAAGCGGCGTCGATCCCGGCCAACTCAATAAGTCCACGCTTCGGCTATTTGTCTCCGGGGTAACCGGCACCGGAACCTTCGACGTCTACCTCATTGATGGCGCATGGGATGAAAACACCATCACGTTTAACAACACGCCGCCCCTTGGTTCCAGCGTTGCCTTAAACGTTCCGGTATCGGCAGGCGCTTACAACAATTTCATTGAAGTCGACGTCACTCCAGCGCTTAAGGCATGGCTTGATGGTACCCAGCAGAACTATGGCTTGGCCCTCGTACCTAGCCCCTTATCGTCGATTTCCGTCGCCTTCGACAGCAAAGAGGCCACAAACACAAGTCACGAGCCGCAACTCATCAACAGCTTTAATGGCCCAGCCGGACCGCAGGGACCAGCCGGACCCACAGGCGCACAAGGTCCTGCCGGACCTCAAGGTCCGCAGGGACTACAGGGCCCCATCGGACCAGTCGGACCGCAAGGTCCGAGTGGAATCAGCCACGCATGGGTTAGCAATGGCACCACGGTCAACATTAATAGCGGTTTCACGACCGTCGCTTCTCTTTCTCTTCCTGCAGGTACCTACCTGTTATTCGGGAAAACTTACGTAGAAAACGACGACACCAGCGCACATTCGGCCAGCTGCGATCTGGCTGGCGATACCTCGGCTGCCGTCGGAATTGGCCCCACCAGTTCGGTGACTCTACCGTCGCAAGCTTACATAACCTTGACTTCTCCTGGTACCGTAACCTTGGACTGTTGGATGACCGGCAGCAATGGCGTTGCCGGTTATGCAGTTTTGACGGCTATTGCAGTGGACCAAATCAACTGA